From Glycine soja cultivar W05 chromosome 4, ASM419377v2, whole genome shotgun sequence, the proteins below share one genomic window:
- the LOC114409794 gene encoding NADH dehydrogenase [ubiquinone] 1 alpha subcomplex subunit 2-like produces the protein MAWRGNLLKNIKELRFLMCQSSPASSATRAFVERNYKELKTLNPKLPILIRECSGVEPQLWARYDLGVEKGIKLEGLSEAQIFKALEDLVKAGQSMKA, from the exons ATGGCTTGGAGAGgaaatcttttgaaaaacataaaagaacttAGGTTTTTGATGTGCCAGTCATCACCTGCAAGCTCAGCCACAAG GGCTTTTGTGGAAAGGAATTATAAGGAACTAAAGACATTGAACCCAAAATTGCCCATATTAATCCGTGAGTGCAGTGGAGTTGAACCCCAATTATGGGCAAGATATG ATTTGGGTGTTGAGAAAGGCATCAAATTGGAAGGCTTGTCCGAGGCGCAGATCTTTAAGGCACTTGAAGATTTGGTAAAAGCAGGACAGTCTATGAAAGCTTGA